Proteins co-encoded in one Brassica oleracea var. oleracea cultivar TO1000 chromosome C4, BOL, whole genome shotgun sequence genomic window:
- the LOC106339393 gene encoding pentatricopeptide repeat-containing protein At2g27800, mitochondrial, with translation MAAARSAFMSSIFRIATARSLISPEARVSSTNTFSSLLQTGIEVSIHSLIASTRISVSLSQTDACYSTTVPTRSLRRRISKRNNPKPVLDESKFQETVSKLPPRFTPEELADAITLQEDPLVCFHLFNWASQQPRFKHENCTYHIAIRKLGAAKMYKEMDDVVNQVLSVRHVGNENLYNSILYYFTKAGKLIRAVNIFRHMATSKNLECRPTIRAYHILFKALLGQGNNSYTSHMYMETIRSLFRQMVDSGIEPDVFALNCLVKGYVLSLHVNDALRIFHQMGVVYNCQPNSFTYDYLIHGLCAQGRTINARELLGEMKGKGFVPNGKSYNSLVSALSLSGEVDDAVNCLWEMVESGRVVDLITYTTLVAESCRKGKYDEARRLLGTLREKKLVDRDSYDKLMSVLRKDL, from the exons ATGGCTGCAGCTAGGTCTGCGTTTATGTCTTCCATCTTCAGAATCGCTACCGCTCGAAGCTTGATCTCACCCGAAGCTAGAGTCTCCTCCACAAACACTTTTTCATCTCTTCTCCAGACTGGAATCGAAGTTTCCATTCACAG TCTCATTGCTTCCACACGCATCTCTGTTTCTCTGTCTCAAACCGATGCTTGTTACTCAACGACAGTCCCCACGCGTTCGCTCAGAAGAAGAATCAGCAAAAGAAACAATCCAAAACCTGTTCTTGACGAATCCAAGTTTCAAGAAACGGTTTCAAAACTCCCACCAAGATTCACACCTGAAGAGCTCGCCGATGCTATTACCCTCCAAGAAGACCCGTTAGTGTGTTTCCACCTCTTCAACTGGGCCTCTCAGCAGCCCAGATTCAAACACGAGAACTGCACCTACCACATCGCCATCAGGAAGCTCGGCGCCGCTAAAATGTACAAAGAAATGGACGACGTCGTGAACCAGGTGCTCTCCGTTCGCCACGTTGGCAACGAAAACCTCTACAATTCGATCTTGTACTATTTCACGAAAGCTGGGAAGCTGATACGCGCGGTGAATATATTCAGACACATGGCGACTAGCAAGAACCTGGAGTGTAGGCCGACGATCAGAGCGTATCATATCCTCTTCAAGGCCTTGTTGGGTCAAGGCAACAACTCTTACACGAGCCATATGTATATGGAGACGATACGGTCTTTGTTCAGACAAATGGTGGATAGCGGGATCGAACCGGACGTGTTCGCTCTCAATTGTTTGGTTAAAGGCTACGTGCTCTCGCTCCACGTCAACGACGCTCTTAGGATATTTCATCAGATGGGTGTGGTTTATAATTGCCAGCCGAATTCGTTTACTTATGATTATCTGATACATGGGCTGTGTGCTCAGGGGAGGACCATTAATGCTAGAGAGCTGCTTGGTGAGATGAAAGGGAAAGGTTTTGTTCCTAATGGGAAATCTTATAACTCTCTTGTTAGTGCTCTTTCCCTCAGCGGTGAGGTTGATGATGCGGTGAATTGTTTGTGGGAGATGGTTGAGAGTGGTCGAGTGGTTGATTTGATTACGTATACGACACTTGTTGCTGAGAGCTGCAGGAAAGGGAAGTACGATGAAGCGAGGAGATTATTGGGTACGTTGAGAGAGAAAAAGCTTGTGGACAGAGATTCTTATGACAAGCTTATGAGTGTTCTTCGAAAGGATTTGTAG
- the LOC106340481 gene encoding RNA-binding protein 48-like: protein MGRTKEIPPAARVYTVCDESRYLVVRKVPALGCGDDLMRLFATYGEVEECKPMDAEDCEEFTDVYWIKFRLIANARFAKRKLDDSVFLGNRLQISYAPEFESLSDTMDKLETRRKEVLARSNPQKGKSSVSQVTKPALTQSETDYQFHRRNAPITRVSSDQEYFGSSSMNQTVKTVREKLNKIEESGKQKRSEASSQNLQTEPDLKRTRVDNRRRI, encoded by the exons ATGGGTCGAACCAAAGAGATTCCACCAGCGGCTAGGGTTTATACAGTGTGCGATGAATCAAG ATACTTGGTAGTACGAAAGGTACCGGCTTTAGGCTGTGGTGACGATCTGATGAGATTGTTCGCTACTTACGGAGAGGTTGAAGA ATGTAAACCTATGGATGCAGAAGACTGTGAGGAGTTTACTGATGTCTATTGGATCAAGTTCCGTCTCATCGCTAATGCAAG ATTTGCAAAGAGGAAGTTGGATGACTCAGTGTTCTTGGGAAACCGGCTCCAGATTTCATATGCTCCTGAGTTCGAGAGCCTCAGTGACACCATGGATAAGTTGGAAACGAGGAGGAAAGAAGTGCTTGCAAGATCCAACC CCCAGAAAGGTAAGAGCAGCGTCTCACAAGTCACAAAACCGGCTTTGACCCAAAGCGAGACGGATTACCAATTCCATAGAAGAAACGCTCCTATTACTCGAGTTTCATCTGACCAG GAGTATTTTGGGTCATCTTCAATGAATCAAACTGTTAAAACTGTGAGGGAGAAACTCAACAAG ATTGAAGAAAGTGGTAAGCAGAAAAGGTCAGAAGCAAGCAGTCAGAATCTCCAAACAGAACCTGACTTGAAGAGAACCAGAGTCGATAACCGAAGAAGAATCTAA
- the LOC106340485 gene encoding uncharacterized protein LOC106340485, which produces MAATSIASRSSTSLGSILRTASRRSLISPRLPRISVPNSNSSPSSPLRQTRIEASSLPRFLRRELSTHQPFHSVVAAACLVSKLPSDLTSYECRFANYVSPI; this is translated from the exons ATGGCTGCGACGAGCATCGCTTCTAGGTCGTCAACGTCTCTAGGCTCCATCTTACGAACCGCTTCAAGAAGAAGTTTGATCTCTCCTAGACTGCCGAGAATCTCCGTCCCGAACTCTAACTCCTCCCCATCGTCGCCTCTTCGTCAGACTCGAATCGAAGCTTCTTCTCTTCCCAG GTTTCTGCGGCGAGAACTGAGCACCCATCAACCGTTTCATAGCGTTGTCGCTGCCGCTTGCCTCGTTTCTAAACTCCCTTCTGACCTCACTTCTTATGAAT GTAGATTTGCTAACTATGTCAGTCCCATCTAA